The genomic stretch GGGAACAGCGTGTATCTATCTGGTTCATTCACACAGTAagactcaattttttttgtttttcatttttgatttGGTTCTACAGAATGTTGTTTTGATTAGTTTAATTTACTGACTTCTTGTTTGGTTTTAAGTAATGGGAAGTGTTTTTGTTGTGAAGGTGGTCTCAGCTTGTGCCAATGTTGCCGGTTGAGGGTTGCGATAATGTGTTTCAGACTGTTTATGGCTTAATGCCCGGATACCATCAGGTCAGTTGGTAGTGTTAGAATTTCAGTTTTCGAAATTTGAAGCAATGCCGGGAAATGCACACCATGAAATTTAATGatcatatgaaatatttgtgtttatgatatgaTGTTTATGGTGAATTCAATTATCAAGAATGTATTAGCTTCTTGGAACTAATTTATAGTGGGACatatttaaatttcattgacaACTGTCTCAAAGATTTGGGTCAGTGTGAAAGCACTTCTCTGGCATACTATGGGAAGCAAGAAACGATAAGGTATCTAAATGGCTGAAGAGGAATATTAGCTTGTGGCTAAGAGACTGAGATCTATGGAGCTGAAGCAGATTGAGAAGATGAAGACATATTTAATTGCtttatttattgttgttgttttaacatcctcctcctcctcctcacagAATATGATTTCTGGCCCTAATTAGCTCTTGGGAAttaatttaacatgtttttgctaaaaagataataataatattaagattGCTAGTTTCTTGTGGAGGGCCCCGGGACCTCTCAACCCAATTTCTGCTTCGCTGGAGGTGGTTCTGCTACCAGCGTTTGTGTCTGAAGATGggtgctttttttattttattttatttttttctggcGTGCCCAGTTGCCAGTGGTTCCTTCCTGTTCCCTCCATGGCCGATCGTAAAGCTCATAGTCCAGTTTTTTGCTTCGACGAGGCAATGCTCGCTGGGTGTTTTGGATTCCTCGATCTCATTGGCAGATtgggatattctccagtccatgcCTAAGCCCTTGAAGTTCTACAATCGAAAGTCCAGGCCGGTAGGCTTTAGAAGATGGATGCTAGCCTGTTTGCCGAGGCAGTGTCGGTGATCAGTGCGTCACCTGTTGTTGGGCTCCCTAGGCTATTTTTGTCTAACGTGTTGTTGGAGGCCACGTTAGAGAGTGTTTCTAGATTCGATGGGTTTGGTTTGTCTTCGACAATTATGTCAGCTGACGTTGGTGGGCTGAACCCGTATACCCTGTGTCATCCAATCTTAGAGAGGCTGCAAATGAGTTTGACGGCAGCTCAATGGATCACCCAAGTGAGGTTGGCTCCTTTTGCGGGAGTGCTTTGGTTTGATGGGCCTGCATCGGTTGGTCTTCCCCTTTTATTGTTGGAGCCGAAGGTCGTCCTTTATCAGCATGGGGTTTAGCACAAGGGGGAGTTCGGGGTTCAGCACAAAGGGGAATCCAAGATTGTGCAACATGCAATGGAGATTGGTTCTATGTTGGGGATTTCTTGTGGAGGTGATGGGTAACAGTTACTGGATCTCTTGATAGCCCTTGATAAGGAACATTGTCAAGAGGTCTCAGCTACTCCTTCCAAATGTAGAACTCAAAAACTTGGAGTGCTCCATTAATTTTGAAAGCTAAGGGAAGAGAGCTTTGTCAATATTCTGAGGTTTTGGgttgtgtgcgtgtgtgtgtgggggggaggggggggggggagttTAATGTGGGGGTGGGGGTTTTGACGTGGTTTGTTGTTTTGGGCTTTCGTGGGTCTTtgtttcctccttttttttttttttctcttaggtGTTCCTTCTATATGCTTCCTCCTTACCTATTGCTTTCAATGAAGTTtgaacattacttatcaaaaaaaaaagtttcttgtggagggggaaaaaaaatcaggCTAGCAGTTTTATAATGGTTAGTTTTTGGAATTGTGGGGATTGATCAATGGAAATATGAGAGCAGATATTGTTGGAACTAGTGAAATCTTAATGTTGTTTCGACTTTGTCTTTTGGAAAGTGGAAATTCTTTGGTCACCTCGTTGAGAATAAGTGCATACCCCTCCAAGGGTGAACAAGTATATGGTATTTGAGCAAAGGTTGTGAATATGTTCTCCTTGAAGATCTTTAGAACTTATGAAATGAAAGGATGGCcacattattttttgatatgtttgTTGAAGAAAAGACCAAGGAGGACTAGAATGACCACATGTTCTCATGTCGATAAAAGTTGTGTTCTGGTGGCAGTGAGTGATAATGATGTTTTGCATTTCCTTTGGTTGTCCCAAGAAGCTTAAGTATTTGTAAGAATAGAAATGGATTTAAGCTTTTAACATAGAGTTAAAGCACTGATTTTGAATCGTGCTGTCTGAATTGGTTTCAGTTCATCCTTCTTTTTGGACTTATGAggtctttctttgtttttatagaTGTTCTAAAATTTGGGCTTGgatttttcattctctctctctctgtctgtgtctctctctctctctctctctcacacacacacacacacacacacacatatattataCACAGGTCTGTGTTCATGTTATTTATAGAAGGAATATTGAAAACATAAGCAGTTGAAGTGTAGAGTGACTTCTTGGGTCTTACGGAGGAGTAGTAGTACTAGAATATCAAGTTTTGCACCAACTATCAAAGCCATTTTGTTTTAAGTCTTggtgatataaaagtgaaatgGATTTCTGGGGAATAGATTGCTTATAAAGGTGAATACTATAGTTTGCCAAGCATGGTGATAAAGTAGGATGGAGTTGGTTTGTggtttaaaaaactaataaaaaaaaaaaaatccatgatgTTCATTAGAGCCCTTCCTTTTATTACCTCTAGAATTGTTTTTCATGAGTGGTAAATTTTACTACTGATGCTGAAAAGCGCTTGAATCTGTCAAAATAAATGTAAGCTTCATAAATTGCTgttatttgaacaaaaaatgcTACCATGAATATATTATGCCTAGAATGATGAAGATGTTCATATTCTTGGAGACATATGAATGTGCTTATGTGTGGATTCATTAACATGCAGTACGAATTCTATGTTGATGCGCTTATGTGTGGATTCATTAACATGCAGTATAAGTTCTATGTTGATGTGCTTATGTGTGGATTCATTAACATGCAGTACAAGTTTTATGTTGATGGACAATGGCGATATGATGAGTCCCAACCTTATGTGCCTGGGGAATATGGTGTCGTAAACACTGTACTTTTGGCTACGGATTACATGGATGTTGATAATGAAGCGTTTCGGCGTATGGTTAGTCAGTTATACCTTTTATTTGAAACATAGCTACCTGGATACTTGTTGCTCTTCTTGTTGTCTTGTTCTGATATGGAGTGAAGTCAAATTCAAAGTATCTATCTATCTGTGGGCTTGGCTTGAGGAATTAGTGTGAGCTTTAGTGGTCTTAATTCTAAGCGAATCTCTGCACATCTTGAAACCTATGAAGGAAGCCTTTTTCAGTCAAGCATAATAGTTATTTGAGTTATTCAAGTACACGTGCATGTTTTGTGGTTAACcactttttggttttttttttttttttttaccttgtcATATCCTATTCATCATGAGGTACACAGTATACTATTAGTGTCCTGTTGCATCTTAACACTCAACTTTTAGCTCTTGTAGTCTGTGTCTTTCCACTTAtctgttaattttctttttttttttactgttcaagAGTTATATAAGCGGACTGGGGTGCTGATTTACAATGCAGGCCCGAGTTACAGATGGTCCACCGCCTGAGGTGGTGCCAAGTGTATCGGAAGCTGATTTACAGGCATCCCGTCAACGTATTTCTGTATTTTTGTCTACTCACACTGTTTATGAGTTACTTCCTGAGTCAGGCAAGGTTTGGATGCTTTACCATTTGCCTTCATTTGAGACCCATAGTTTACTATTTAATGTTGATCATTGTGAATTGGGTGCTATTGTTGCTAATTTAAAAACATCTAGCTACAGGTTTTTGCCTTGGACGTTGATTTACCCGTGAAGCAAGCATTTCACATGCTGCATGAGCAGGTAtctatttcattttttccccCAAGGTTACAATTAAGTTGAACTCCATTTTGcatattttgaaatattttattaagaaacATTTGCTGTCTTTGAACCAATGCGCCTCTTTATCTGGTATATTGAAGAGAATGATGAAATGTGTCTGAAGAGAATCTAAAGTGCTTTCTATAGCATTTTTTaggtgttaaaagtactttggAGAAGCTAATCAGATCATGTCttcttgattcttttttttttttttttggacatctAATTATGATGGAAAGAGCAATGAACTGCCCTAGTAATCTCTTTATTTTTGGGGTCCGTAGGCTTCCATGTTCCATCCTTTTATGTACCCTAGCAATTTTGCTGATAATCTATTTATTGTGGAGTAATTGTTCCAGTCAATTACTTAAAGCTATTACAAGATGAAATTCACCTTGTCATTGCCTTCACGAATCTAGTATTTCTCTAGTTAGGTGGCTTCGCTTATATACTTTTTGTATACCtggggtgccttacgcttttaatgatatctcaattacttatatataaaaaaaaaaacgtatgtAGTATTTCTCATGTTTATGACATTCTTGCATTTTagcatattttataataaagagCTTGGATATGCACCTTTCTGAATCAACCTAATTCCAGGGAATCCCTATGGCTCCACTTTGCGACTTCGGCCGGGGGCAATTTGTTGGAATTCTTAGTgcattggattttattttaatattaagaGAGGTACGTGTGTAAGGAATTATGAACATTTTCTATGGGTGAGTTTTGTAAGTGCAAACTGTTGTAATTGCTATTTGTTATATAACTTGTTTATAATTTCTTCACTGAAAAATCTACCTGCATTATTCTTGAAGATACTAATCTGCCATATTTAGGGACCATGGGTTGGGCAAGAGAAGCCCCTTAAATCTCaacatgatttatttttcttttagtattAATCTTTGACATATTATGCGATAGTTGTTGCTGAACCTTTTTGAATGTAACCAGTAGGAGAGGAGTGTTAAATGCACCTTTGGTCATTCCGAAcattttattgttctatttatGGTGCTGTTCTCATGGTTTTCTTCCTATGTAATTTTTTGAAGGAAGTATTGGAAGGCCCTTGATGTCTTAGGACACGTTTGGTATGTAAAATAGATTCCTGAAATGGAACGACTATTCTTAtagccattattttgtttggttgcacaTGGAATGGCCATTCCCTTAAAtcgaggaatagctattcttctataaaaaaaaattgagaggaataactatttcttGAGGAACATAATGAGTTTtccaaaaaatccaaattttctcttctttttttttttttttttttttttctgcatacctaaaattagggaaaaaaaatagaagttgaAAACATTCTATGGGTGGCTGGCTACCCTGGCAGAACATCGGGTGTGGTTGCACACCCCCGATGAGCCATGTGTTGGGTataaatttttggtattttaggaattttgattcaattacaGTGAGAGAATCATGTGTTGTCACCAAACTATAGATAGGAATGTTAATTCCATTCCAACTCCTTGTGTTCCTAGTAATAATCATTCTTAAAGGAATGACCATTTTTGTGTAAACGTGCCTTTGCTATGGACATTTGGAGGAATGCATGTATAATTTtctctgtttatttatttatcttctgTGAGTAACATGTTTAGTGGAATATTATTCCTGACATTTCATCGTCAGATGCATTATTTACTGCCAAATGCAGCAATGGAAATATTTAACTCTGGTTGTTTTTTGGTGCTGGAAATTTTTTATTGGATGTTGATATCATTTGATGGAATTGGTGCTCTAAAATCTTATTGTTTGGGTCTTTCTTGTAAAGTTCAGTCAAATATATACCTGTGTATGCATGTAATGCATAGTTAAATATTAAACAACAGTTGTTAAGCATGCTAactcaccttttatttttagcttGGGAGTCACGCATCAAATCTGACGGAGGAAGAACTTGAAACACATACTATATCCGCTTGGAAAGAGGGAAAAGCGTATCTCAACAGACAAAATGATGTTCATGGGAGAGCATTTCCTAGACGTCTCATCCATGTAAGTATAGCATCTGGGATGTTGGAATCTCTGGCATGTAAATggaccactttttttttttttttttttctcctgggCAGGTAATGGACCACTTAGGTTTGCTGTGTGTGTACATTTGCATTTAGAGATGAGAGATGATAAAGCCCCCTTTTGCAGTTCAACTATGTGGTCGTCCTTCTAAGTTAACCTCAGGGTTGATAAACctgccaactttttttttttttttttttggaaaaaaaaaaactctctgaGTAAATCCCTGTCTGCAGTCTCTTTATGCCTTCCTGAGCTTAAGAAAGGGAGGGTCATTTTTTTAGTATTCAGCATTTCTGACTGTTGTATATTGGCCTCTTTGTCTGTTAATTGCAGGCTGGTCCATATGATAATTTGAAAGATGTTGCTCTCAAGATCCTGCAAAATGAGGTGGCTACAGTTCCCATTATCCATTCATCTTCAGAAGATGGATCATTTCCACAGTTATTACATCTTGCTTCACTTTCTGGAATTCTAAAATGTAAGCTTTTTACCTAGCTTCCTAAATAATGATACATGGTTTTGTAAAGCTAGCTGGCTAACTAATGGCACATGGTTTGATATTATACTGACGGATGATAATTTTCAGGTATTTGTCGATATTTTAGACATAATGCAAGCTCATTACCCATACTCCAACTGCCAATTTGTACAATTCCTGTGGGTACATGGGCTCCAAAAATTGGAGAATCAAACCTGCGGCCGTTGGCAACGTTGAGACCAAGTGCGTCTCTTAGTTCAGCATTAAATCTGTTAGTTCAAGGTATGATTCTTGCTTGGATCCTGTGCAGAGAACGAAGAGAAAAGAGGGGGATGGGGTATGTTGTAGTTGTAGACTATcttctttacttatcaaaaaagaagatGGTCTACAGCATACCAATTCATACTGTTTATTGAGTCGAgtttttggccataactttatACTGTATGCTTAATGAagtttttggaaagaaaatatgttgaacaaataattattaaaGTCATGCCTTATTTTTTCGAAACTTAATggtgtataatttttttaattttttaatgcacTAATCTCTTGGAGAGGGATGTTTCTTCTCTCTCATTAGAGTTTGTTCTTTTATTGAAGTGTGCAGTCATCCGTCTCTTGAAACATCTGCAGTGGATGAATTATTGAGTGTGATGCAGTTTCCAACTATTGGATAGTTAAAGCATTAGCAAACTGTACTGTCCTAAATAGTTCTTATCTGACCTGATTAccttctgttcttaattattccAATGCTCAAATTCATACTGTTTATTGAGTTGAgtttttggccataactttagtgtatgtatgtatagataatgtgtgtgtgtgtgtgtgtgtgtgtatataaaTTATGTGAATGCGAAGGATATATGTATTCATgtttgtttgtatgtatgtgtgtataCTGTATGGGTGTGTTATTGAagtttttggaaagaaaatatgttgaacaaataattattaaaGTCATGCCTTATTTTTTCGAAACTTAATtgtgtataatttttttaaattttttttatgcacTAATCTCTCGTAGAGGGatatttcttctctctcattAGAGCTTCTTTTATTGAAGTGTGCAGTCATCTGTCTCTTGAAACATTTGTAGTGGATGAATTATTGAGTGTGATGCCTTGCCCATTGGCACATATCTACTGGACTTGTTGCTATATGTCTTTTATGGGAGCTTTTGCATTCGACAGTCATGTTATTAATGCTAGTTGTGGTTCTCAAGCACACTATTAGGGGAGCAAACCTTTAAGTGTGTTTTGTTTGGTATTGCATCCTGAGTCTTTTGTACAACACCATGAGATTTGACTAGTTGAAGCTGTTACCCCTTGGGTCCTGGTAGCTATATATTTCCAAAATGCTACCTTTGCCTGTGTTATAATTTGTATGCGTCCTTTGCTTTTGCAGCTCAAGTCAGTTCAATACCAATAGTTGATGACAATGACTCGTTACTCGATATATATTGTCGGAGGTTAGTATGTTACTTATAAATCTCATTATATTTGTAAATATGGGATGCTTTATTTAAGATGCTTAGAATTAGTTCTTAGCTTCGTTTTCTTTGTCTGCAAGGGACATTTGTTCATTATTTATGTGTGTTTTTGACAGTGATATAACAGCTTTGGCTAAAGACAGAGCTTATACGCATATTAATCTTGATGAAATGACAATTCATCAGGTAACAGCTGTAACTAGTTTTTAATGAACCCATCAACTATCTTTTGCACTTATTGTGAAGTAATATGTCTTAATTAATGTTTCTATTTGTTAGTGTATTGGAAATGTCATAGTTCAGCTAAAGCCAATTGATTATGCAGATTAACAATCTTTGTCTTGAGAGTTAATTGATTATTTTGCATATGAATAATTACTTTTATGCAGTCATGCTTGGATCgggtaattattttttcttttggcatttAGCTGTAGCATTTTTCCAGATGCATCGAAATGTTAATTGTGCAAAATTATTTCTGGTCATATTAAATATACTTTGCTTGGTTGTAGCTGGTGAAGAGCTTTAGAGGATAGGTTTAGTTCGAGAATGATATTTGGCTCCAGGTTGAGGGGTTTATAGAGGTATGAGAAAGTTGGATCCATGATGCATTCCTTCAATTAAATTCATATGGAGCTCATAGCTCATGGGTGGAACTGTcataaattaccacttatctctAAAACTAAAGTGGGATAGGAATGCTTCTAACAATGTATATCAAGCTTACACTAACACTAGCATTCTCTCATGTGCAGCCTGCCCACTAACAATGAAACAAATTCAGTCTTTAAACATGCAGAAcgcaaataaaaatcaacatcGGAATAGAAACTGAAACAACAGAATGAGGATTACCAAGATTTGTACCAAGGACATTGCAGAAATCATTTTCACCTTCAGTCCCAAAACCTTAAGCTGATAGTAAGTGGGTCTAATAATTTATATCAATCTTACACCTGACATAGTGGTGAATTTTGATCTGCAGCCGATACTTGTCTGGTTCTTTAATTTGAGCATGTGGTTGAAACTTGGTCAAAAGCTTTTGACCAACCAAATAGAGTTTTACAGTCTTTAATGTTCTTGGAATTAAAATTGGGAATGCAAGAGTTGAATCTaggaatgtttttttttcttgatattaATCGACACATCATCAAAAGCGTAAGGCGCtcctaagtacacaagaagtatacaaacgGAAGCTTCTAGCTAGGagcaaaatgaacaagaaaatcgTTATAACTAATTGTTAAAGGAGAAACGTAAGcaacagtccaaagatacaaagttttgaagaacaAGGACTTAAATCTCTTCTAAAGTCCCCCCTGGTACTCAAAAGTTTTGAAGAACCCATGAATGTTTTAATATGAAGCCATTGCATCCAAGATAAATCTAAGTTGCATCTAATGAGGTTATGGCTAGGACTTAGTCTTGTTGACAAATCTACACTGTTCTGTGTAGGGGTAGGCAAAAACCCGCAAACCCGCCCCGAATCACGCCGCCCGGATTTCAAGTGTTTTTTTGTGGGTACGGGGCGGGTTCCGGGTATAGCAATTTTTTCTCTACGGGTACCTGCCCCGCCCCTGCATaggtataaaaagaaaaaaccctaaccctaatcaTTTCAgcccctctctgtctctctctatATTCTA from Corylus avellana chromosome ca1, CavTom2PMs-1.0 encodes the following:
- the LOC132178702 gene encoding sucrose nonfermenting 4-like protein isoform X1 — its product is MDSTLEAAAVVPGTVLIPVRFVWKHGGNSVYLSGSFTQWSQLVPMLPVEGCDNVFQTVYGLMPGYHQYKFYVDGQWRYDESQPYVPGEYGVVNTVLLATDYMDVDNEAFRRMARVTDGPPPEVVPSVSEADLQASRQRISVFLSTHTVYELLPESGKVFALDVDLPVKQAFHMLHEQGIPMAPLCDFGRGQFVGILSALDFILILRELGSHASNLTEEELETHTISAWKEGKAYLNRQNDVHGRAFPRRLIHAGPYDNLKDVALKILQNEVATVPIIHSSSEDGSFPQLLHLASLSGILKCICRYFRHNASSLPILQLPICTIPVGTWAPKIGESNLRPLATLRPSASLSSALNLLVQAQVSSIPIVDDNDSLLDIYCRSDITALAKDRAYTHINLDEMTIHQALQLGQDSYSPYELRSQRCQMCLRSDSVHKVMERLANPGVRRLVIVEAGSKRVEGIVSLSDVFKFLLG
- the LOC132178702 gene encoding sucrose nonfermenting 4-like protein isoform X2, which gives rise to MDSTLEAAAVVPGTVLIPVRFVWKHGGNSVYLSGSFTQWSQLVPMLPVEGCDNVFQTVYGLMPGYHQYKFYVDGQWRYDESQPYVPGEYGVVNTVLLATDYMDVDNEAFRRMARVTDGPPPEVVPSVSEADLQASRQRISVFLSTHTVYELLPESGKVFALDVDLPVKQAFHMLHEQGIPMAPLCDFGRGQFVGILSALDFILILRELGSHASNLTEEELETHTISAWKEGKAYLNRQNDVHGRAFPRRLIHAGPYDNLKDVALKILQNEVATVPIIHSSSEDGSFPQLLHLASLSGILKCICRYFRHNASSLPILQLPICTIPVGTWAPKIGESNLRPLATLRPTQVSSIPIVDDNDSLLDIYCRSDITALAKDRAYTHINLDEMTIHQALQLGQDSYSPYELRSQRCQMCLRSDSVHKVMERLANPGVRRLVIVEAGSKRVEGIVSLSDVFKFLLG